TTTGCCCTCCATCACCGGGAGGGACGCCTCGGGACCGATGTCCCCGAGGCCGAGCACCGCGGTGCCGTCGGTGACGACGGCCACGACGGACGACTTCCACGTGTAGTCGTGGACGAGCTCGGGATTCTCCGCGATCGCGGAGCACACCTTCGCGACACCCGGCGTGTACGCCAGGGACAGGTCGTCCTTGTTGCGCACCGGCACGGTGGCCTGCACGGCCATTTTGCCGCCGCGGTGCAGCGCGAAGGCCGGATCGAAGGGCTCTTCGGTGCTTTCGTTGCCGGTATGCGCCGGGCCTGCACTGGCCTGGCCGGAACCGGCGTCGCTGCGAGGATTGACGATCTCCGCTGCCACTTGTATGACCCCTTAAGTCTTAATCATCAGTTGAGGGTGGGTCCGCTCCTGGTTGAGGAACGGGCGGGCACCACGTATGACCCACATGTCGGGTGTCTTGCACTCGTACGGGTCAGTACGCGATGGGCGCGCCGCACGCGCGCCCTGAGCCCCGGATGAGGGGTGTAAAGAACCTTCTTACCTGACGGACGCCGCCCCGGACGAGTCCATTTGTGATCGATCACAGCGCGGTGACATGACTCATAGCCGTGGATCCGGATATTAGGTGCCGGACCTCAAGCCGGCCTCAAAGCCGACGGAGCGTCGCTCACATGGTGAGACGCGACCCGCGTGGCCGCAGATCTTCCGGCCGGACAGCGGTGTCGCCGCAGATGTTCGCTCACCCGTTGGCGCGATGTACCGGCCTGTCGGGTTCCGGGAGCGGTGCGGGGGTAACCCGTTATCCGATTTTGACATAACAAGGGCCCTGAATGGCCCGGTCCGAATGGCAAGATGCCGTAATCACACGAGGTCGCGACACTCGAAGGTGTGTGCCGGATCTCAGCATCGGCTACTCCCTCACCCTGCCGGAGGAACCAGAAATGACCGCAAGCACCACCCGTCGTTCGACCGCAGCGAAGTCCGCGAAGTCCCGGATTGCCGTGGTCGGCGCGATCGCGGTCGCAGGCACTCTGCTGCTGTCCGGCTGCGGTGACCAGACCAAGGACAAGAGCGGGCCCGCCGACTCCACCAAGAGCGCCCCGCTCGCGGACAAGCTCCCCAAGGAGATCCGCGACAAGGGCGTCATCGCGGTCGGTTCGGACATCGCGTACGCGCCGGTCGAGTTCAAGGACAAGTCCGGCAACACGGCGGGCATCGACCCCGACCTCGCGGCCGCCATGGGCAAGCAGCTCGGCGTGAAGTTCGAGTTCCAGAACGGCACGTTCGACACCCTGATCACCGGTCTGCGCTCCAAGCGCTACGACATCGCGATGTCGGCGATGACGGACACCAAGGACCGGCAGAACGGTGTCGACTCCGACACCGGCAAGAAGGTCGGCGAGGGCGTCGACTTCGTGGACTACTTCGACGCGGGCGTCTCGATCTACACGCCGAAGGGCAAGACCCAGGGCATCAAGACCTGGGACGACCTGTGCGGCAAGAAGATCGTCGTCCAGCGCGGCACGGTCTCGCACGACCTGGCCAAGGCGCAGGCGAAGAAGTGCCCGGCCGGCAAGAAGCTCGCCATCGAGTCCTTCGACGACGACCAGCAGGCCCAGACCCGGCTGCGCTCGGGCGGCGCGGACGCCGGCTCCTCCGACTTCCCGGTCGCCGCGTACGCGGTGAAGACCGCGGGCGGCGGCAAGGACTTCGAGCTCGTCGGCGAGCAGGTCGAGGCCGCCCCGTACGGCATCGCGGTCGCCAAGGGCAACACCCAGCTGCGGGACGCCCTTAAGGCGGCGCTCGACGCCGTCATCAAGAACGGCGAGTACGAGAAGATCATCGCGAAGTGGGGCGTCGAGGCGGGCTCCGTCAAGGAAGCCACCGTCAACGGCGGCAAGTGACCGCGTCCCTCTCGTCACCCAGCCGTTCGAAAGGCAACACCCGTGTCTGTTGACATAGACAAGACGGACGGGCCCGAGGACGTCCCGACGCCCAAGGCGGGACCCGAGGCCATCAAGGCCATCCCGGTCCGTCACTACGGCCGCTATGTGGCCGCGGTCATCGCGATCGCCGTCCTCGTCGCGATCGTCTACGCGTTCGCCCAGGGCAAGATCAACTGGGGCGCGATCCCCGACTACTTCTTCGACAACCGCATCCTCAAGGGTGTCGGCCAGACCCTGCTGCTGACCGCGATCTCCATGATCATCGGCGTGGCGGGCGGCGTCCTGCTCGCCGTGATGCGCCTGTCGCGCAACCCGGTGACGTCGTCGATCGCCTGGTTCTACATCTGGTTCTTCCGCGGTACGCCGGTCCTGGTCCAGCTGTTCGTCTGGTTCAACCTGGGCCTGGTCTTCGAGTACATCAACCTCGGCCCGATCTACAAGGACTACTGGTCCTCGTTCATGACGCCGTTCCTGACGGCGCTGCTCGGACTCGGCCTGAACGAGGCCGCGTACATGGCCGAGATCTGCCGCGCCGGTCTGCTCTCGGTCGACGAGGGCCAGACGGAGGCCTCGCACGCCCTCGGCATGAGCCACTCGAAGACCCTGCGCCGGATCGTGATCCCGCAGGCGATGCGGGTGATCGTGCCGCCCACGGGCAACGAGGTCATCAACATGCTGAAGACGACCTCACTGGTGTCGGCGGTGCAGTTCTACGAACTCTTCCGCTACGCCCAGGACATCGGCCAGAACTCCGGCGCACCCGTGGAGATGTTCTTCCTGGCGGCGGCCTGGTACCTGGTGATGACGTCGGTCCTGAGCGTCGGCCAGTACTACCTGGAGCGTTACTACGCGCGCGGCTCCAGCCGCTCGCTTCCTCCGACGCCGTTCCAGAAGATCCGGGCCAACCTGCTGTCGCTCGGCCGGCCGAAGGGAGCCGCGTGATGACCACCAACGCCATGGTGAAGTCCGAGGGCGTCCACAAGTCCTTCGGCAACGTCGAGGTCCTCAAGGGCATCGACCTGGAGGTCAAGGAGGGCGAGGTCTTCTGCCTCATCGGCCCCTCCGGCTCCGGCAAGTCGACGTTCCTGCGGTGCATCAACCACCTGGAGAAGATCAACGCCGGCCGGCTCTACGTCGACGGCGAGCTGGTCGGCTACCGGCAGAAGGGCGACAAGCTCTACGAGCTGAAGGACAGCGAGGTCGCGCTCAAGCGCCGGGACATCGGCATGGTGTTCCAGCGCTTCAACCTCT
The DNA window shown above is from Streptomyces sp. NBC_01445 and carries:
- a CDS encoding amino acid ABC transporter permease, whose translation is MSVDIDKTDGPEDVPTPKAGPEAIKAIPVRHYGRYVAAVIAIAVLVAIVYAFAQGKINWGAIPDYFFDNRILKGVGQTLLLTAISMIIGVAGGVLLAVMRLSRNPVTSSIAWFYIWFFRGTPVLVQLFVWFNLGLVFEYINLGPIYKDYWSSFMTPFLTALLGLGLNEAAYMAEICRAGLLSVDEGQTEASHALGMSHSKTLRRIVIPQAMRVIVPPTGNEVINMLKTTSLVSAVQFYELFRYAQDIGQNSGAPVEMFFLAAAWYLVMTSVLSVGQYYLERYYARGSSRSLPPTPFQKIRANLLSLGRPKGAA
- a CDS encoding ABC transporter substrate-binding protein, yielding MTASTTRRSTAAKSAKSRIAVVGAIAVAGTLLLSGCGDQTKDKSGPADSTKSAPLADKLPKEIRDKGVIAVGSDIAYAPVEFKDKSGNTAGIDPDLAAAMGKQLGVKFEFQNGTFDTLITGLRSKRYDIAMSAMTDTKDRQNGVDSDTGKKVGEGVDFVDYFDAGVSIYTPKGKTQGIKTWDDLCGKKIVVQRGTVSHDLAKAQAKKCPAGKKLAIESFDDDQQAQTRLRSGGADAGSSDFPVAAYAVKTAGGGKDFELVGEQVEAAPYGIAVAKGNTQLRDALKAALDAVIKNGEYEKIIAKWGVEAGSVKEATVNGGK